From Streptomyces sp. TLI_105, the proteins below share one genomic window:
- the dapE gene encoding succinyl-diaminopimelate desuccinylase, translating to MADITPPDAPLDLSLDGAALTAALIDFPSVSGTEKPLADAIEGALRLLPHLTVDRYGNNVVARTNLGRDERVVLAGHIDTVPIADNVPSRLDEDGILWGCGTSDMKSGVAVQLRIAATVPEPNRDLTFVFYDNEEVAADLNGLGKVAAAHPDWLEGDFAVLLEPSDGQVEGGCQGTLRVILHTAGERAHSARSWMGSNAIHTAAPILDRLAAYEPRKPVIDGLQYHEGLNAVRIEGGVATNVIPDACAVTVNYRYAPDRSPAEALAYVREFFDGCDIAEFVVDDESPGALPGLSHPAAEAFMKAVGGSAQPKFGWTDVARFSALGVPAVNYGPGDPLYAHKRDEHVHVDRIHHCEARLRDWLTA from the coding sequence ATGGCTGACATCACCCCGCCCGACGCCCCCCTCGACCTCTCCCTGGACGGGGCGGCGCTCACCGCCGCCCTCATCGACTTCCCCTCCGTCAGCGGGACCGAGAAGCCGCTCGCCGACGCGATCGAGGGGGCCCTGCGCCTCCTGCCGCACCTCACCGTCGACCGGTACGGCAACAACGTCGTCGCCCGGACGAACCTCGGCCGCGACGAGCGCGTCGTCCTCGCCGGCCACATCGACACCGTGCCGATCGCCGACAACGTGCCCTCGCGGCTCGACGAGGACGGCATCCTGTGGGGCTGCGGCACCTCCGACATGAAGTCCGGGGTGGCGGTCCAGCTGCGCATCGCCGCCACCGTCCCCGAGCCCAACCGCGACCTCACCTTCGTCTTCTACGACAACGAGGAGGTCGCCGCCGACCTCAACGGCCTCGGCAAGGTCGCCGCCGCGCACCCCGACTGGCTGGAAGGCGACTTCGCCGTCCTCCTCGAACCCTCCGACGGCCAGGTCGAGGGCGGCTGCCAGGGCACCCTGCGCGTCATCCTGCACACCGCCGGCGAGCGCGCCCACTCCGCGCGCTCCTGGATGGGCTCCAACGCCATCCACACCGCCGCCCCGATCCTCGACCGCCTCGCCGCCTACGAGCCGCGCAAGCCGGTCATCGACGGCCTCCAGTACCACGAGGGCCTCAACGCCGTGCGGATCGAGGGCGGCGTCGCCACCAACGTCATCCCCGACGCCTGCGCCGTCACCGTCAACTACCGGTACGCCCCCGACCGCTCCCCGGCCGAGGCCCTGGCGTACGTCCGCGAGTTCTTCGACGGCTGCGACATCGCCGAGTTCGTCGTCGACGACGAGAGCCCGGGCGCCCTGCCCGGCCTCTCCCACCCCGCGGCCGAGGCCTTCATGAAGGCCGTCGGCGGCAGCGCGCAGCCCAAGTTCGGCTGGACCGACGTGGCCCGCTTCAGCGCCCTCGGCGTGCCCGCCGTCAACTACGGCCCCGGCGACCCCCTGTACGCCCACAAGCGCGACGAGCACGTCCACGTCGACCGCATCCACCACTGCGAGGCACGGCTCCGCGACTGGCTGACCGCCTGA